Genomic segment of Armatimonadota bacterium:
CGCGAAGTCGCTGGGCATGAACTTCAACGGCGCGCGAGTGGTGGTGCAGGGCTTTGGCAACGTCGGTTCGACGGCGGCCAAGATCGCGGCGCAGAACGGCGCGACGGTGGTCGGCATTTCGGACGCGCTGGGCGGCATCTATAACCCGAAGGGCCTGCCGGTCGAGGATTTGATCAACCGCTATGCGGGCCGCGAGGGCGGCATCCGCGAGTACAAGGACGCCGAGCCGGTGACCAACGAACAGCTTTTGGAACTGGATTGCGACATCCTGATTCCGGCCGCGATCTCCGCCCAGGTGACGGGCGAAAACGCGGACAAGATCAAGGCGAAGCTGGTGGTGGAGGGCGCGAATGGGCCTTGTACGCCGGACGCCGACCACATTCTGTCGGACAAGGGCGTGCTGGTCGTGCCGGACATTCTGGCCAACTCGGGCGGCGTCATCGTCAGCTACTTCGAGTGGGTACAGGACCTGCAGAACTTCTTCTGGGAAGAGGATCAGGTCAACGATCGACTGACGCGGATCATGCGGTCGTCGTACGGGCAGGTGGACTACGCGATGAAGCAGCATAAGACGGATATGCGAACGGCGGCGCTGATCATCGGCGTGAAGCGCGTGGCGGACGCGACGGTTCGACGCGGCATCTTCCCGTAGATTTTGGAGGGCTGGGGAAAAGGGCAGCGCCAAGCGCCAGATCGCCCGGATTCGGCTTTGCTGAAATGCGAAAGGCGTGCCGGGCCATTGCGTCTGCGGGCGTCAGTATCTGCGCCTTCAAACCTGGCCCACCAACACGGGCTAAGCCAGGTTTTCGATCTGCCGCGCCAGCTCGAAATCGAACGTCGAGATGCCGCCCAGGTCGTGGGTGTTCAGGCCGACCTCCACTCGCTGGTAGCCGATGAAAAGATCGGGGTGGTGGTCCATCCGGTCGGCCAGTTGGCCCACCGCCACCGCGAAGACCAGCCCGTCCTTATAGCTCCCAAACTTAAAGGTCTTGCGAATCTGCTCGCCGTTATAGCTCCATCCGCCTAACGTTGGAAGCATGGTTTCAATCTCGTGTGGGTCAAGCTTTCGTCGTTCCATATACCCACATTCTAGTTCATTCGACGTGCTGGGATTCCCTGACAGCTATGCCTCGGCGGGCCCTTCGTCGGGTACCTTTGTTAGAAAGAACTCATGGGGAAACATACGCCCGATCTCAGCAACGTCGCTAAGATCTACAAAAACCTCGACGTCGATACCCTCATCCAGCACTGCATCGAGCTAGACGACTGCCAGCTCCTCGACAACGGCGCCGTCGTCGCCTTCTCCGGTAAGTACACCGGGCGCACCCCCAAGGACAAGTTCACCGTCTCCGACCCGGCTTGCGAGTCCCACATCTGGTGGGAAAACAACAACCGCATGTCGCCGGAGCTTTTCGATTCGATCTTTGCAAAGATGCAAGGCTACGCCGCGGGCAAGGAGTTGTATGTCGTCGACACGTATGGCGGCGCCGACCCCAACCACCGCATCAAGACGCGCTTCATCGTCGAGCGGCCCTATCACGCACTCTTCATCAAACAGCTTCTCATCCGTCCGACCGCGGCCGAACTGGAGACGTTCGAGCCTGACTGGCACGTGCTGGACTTTGGAAAGCAGACTTTCGATCCCGCCACCGACGGCACTCGCGGCGACGCGGTGATCGCCCTCAACATGGCGACCAAAACCGTGTTGATCGGCGGCACGCAATATGCGGGCGAGATGAAGAAGTCGGTGTTCACGATCATGAACTACCTGCTCCCGCTGGACGGCGTGCTCAGCATGCACTGCTCGGCCAACGTGGGTAAAAACGGCGACACCGCGCTGTTCTTCGGCCTCAGCGGCACGGGCAAAACCACCCTCTCCGCCGACCCCGAGCGCATGCTCATCGGCGACGACGAGCACGGCTGGACCGGTGACGGTGTGTTCAACATTGAGGGCGGATGTTATGCAAAATGCATCGGCCTGACGCGTGAAAAGGAGCCGGAGATCTACGACGCCATCCGCACCGGCGCCATTCTTGAGAACGTGATTCTCGATAGCAACGGTCACCCGGACTACGAGGATTCGTCGCTAACCGAGAACACGCGCGTCGCCTATCCGATCGACCATATTCCCAACATCATGGTGCCGTCGGTTGGCGGCCACCCCAAGAATATCGTGTTCCTCACGTGCGACGCGCTGGGCGTTCTGCCGCCGGTTTCGCGGTTGGACAACGAGCAGGCGATGTTCTTCTTCCTCAACGGCTATACGGCCAAGGTCGGCGGCACCGAGGCGGGCGTCACCGAGCCCAAGAGCGTCTTTTCGGCGTGCTTCGGCGCGCCGTTTCTGCCCCTGCGCCCCAAGGTGTACGCCAAGCTGCTGGGCGAGAAGATTGCGGCGCACGGCTCCAAGGTTTGGCTCATCAACACCGGTTGGACCGGCGGTCCTTACGGCGTGGGCTCGCGCATGAAGCTGGGCTACACGCGGGCGATGATCACGGCGGCGTTTGCGGGCGAACTGGACGACGTGACGTTCGAAACCGACCCGATCTTTGGCCTTTCGATCCCGACCGAATGCCCCGGCGTGCCGTCGGACGTGCTGAACCCACGCAACACGTGGACGGATCGTGAGGCGTACGATCGCGAAGCGACGAAGCTGAAAGCGATGTTCGAGGCGAACGCGAAGCAGTTTGACTGAGAGATTCTAGCTTTCTGAATTGGTAGGGGCACAGGTCAGGTGGCGTGAGGGATTCATTGCTCGCGTGACTGCACTAGGATTTTTCGAGGGCCGCTTGCTCGACTCGGGCTTGGCGGGCCTTCATGCGGGCGAGGCGGCGCTCGGCTTGTTTGCGGAGTCGGCGAGCTTCTTCCAGTTCGTCGCCGGTTAGGTACTTTTCCTCGACATCTGAGAGTTCGCTTGAGTGAAGGATTTCGCCGAGGCGGCGCACCCATTCGGCCATGGTTTGGTCGGTGAAGTCTTCGCCGCGGAAGCCGAAGATGTAGATGTGCCGGCCTCGGTGGGCGGCGAACTCTTCGACGGTCGGATACTCGGCCATCATCTCCCGAACCTTGTTGGCGTGCTGGTCCGGCTTCCGGTTCTGCGCCATGATCTCGAATTGTTGGCGAACCTTTTCGTCGTGATCCACCGCCGACTCCATGATCTCCCTCGCCGTCTTCCCTTTTTGCGTGGCCTCAGGGTTGGCTCCCGCCTCGATCAGGCGATCGTACGCCTCGCGCTTGCCCATTCGGGCCGCCATGCACAGGGGCGTCGAGATTTCGCGGCATCCTTCGACGTCGGCCCCGGCGGCCAAGAGTAGGTTCAAAATCCGCAGGTCGTTCTTGGTGGAGGCACTGTGCAGGGGCCGCTTGCCGGTGTTGGGGTGGCCGTGGTTCACGTCGGCTCCGGCCCGGATGAGCAGGTCCACCATGGCGACGTCGTCGTTGTGGATGGCGAGGTCGAGCGGCGTCAGATTGTCGGCGACCTCGTTGACGTCTACGCCGGTCGCGAGGAGGGTTTTGACGTCATCGTGCCGCGCGGCGTCCACCAGGCGATGAAGTCTTCCCATCCCATCATGGTATCTCAGAGTGCAGAGTGCAGAGTGCAGAGTGCAGAGTGCAGAGTGCCGTCACTCGTCGGTCGTCCTCCATTTTGCGTTTCCTTCCCCCCTCCGGTTCGCTACGCTTACCGGCCCCCCTCAGGAGGGCAGCGTGGCTATTCTCTTCTTTCGGAATATTGACCTCGTACCTCGCTTTGCGGAGTGCGGAGTGTGGAGTGCGGAGTGCCCTCACTCGTCGGTCGTCCTCCATTTTGCGTTTCCTTCCCCCCTCCGGTTCGCTACGCTTACCGGCCCCCCTCAGGAGGGCAGCGTGGCTACGACTAGCGAAAGGCGCTGAGAGCAGAGCGCTGCGTTCAGAGCACAGGGCACAGAGAGCAGAAGGCGGACGGCAGTTGGGAGTTGGGAGTTTTGAGTTGGGAGTGCAGAAGGCAGAAATCAGAAAGCAGTGAGCAGAGAGCCCTCGAAGTCATGTGCATAAATAGGGGACCAATGGCAAACCCCTGTGTGATAAGGTTTATGAATGAGCACGGCTCATGAGGACTACTTCGAGCATCGCATCGGGCTAGTCATGTACGGCGGCGTTTCGCTGGCAATTTACATGAATGGGGTTGCGCAGGAGTTTTTGAACCTGGTCTTGTCCACCGCGATGACCACGGATGGAACCTTGTTGCTGAATTCGCCACCCGATGAGGGTCGAGATCAGAAGGCGACCTACCTCGAAGGGACGCGAGCGGTTTATCGCCAGATGGCGAGGGCGATCCAAAAGGATGGCCTGTTTCCAAAGTTCGTAGTCGACATCCTCAGCGGGACAAGCGCGGGCGGGCTCAACGGCATGTTTTTGGCCAAGGCGCTGGCAGAGAAGAAGAGCTTTGATCCGCTGCGCGACCTCTGGATCAATGAGGGCGAGATCGAGCTTTTGCTGGACCGAAAGGAGTCGTATGCGGACCTGCCACCGATCCCGCGGCGGCCATCGCGCTCGCTCCTGAACTCGCGCCGGATGTACCTCAAGCTACTGAACGCGCTGGAGGAGATGGACCGGCGGCCGCTGGGGCTGAGCAAGGCCGATTCGAATCTGGTGGAGGAGTTGGACCTGCACATGACGGCCACGGACCTGGTAGGGCGTCCGATCCCCATCAACCTCGGCATCGAGGAGTTCATTCCGCGCATTTCGGACTCGAACGGCGACGAGCCGGAGGAGCGACGGTTCCAGTTGGAGAAGGAGAACCGAGCCGCCTTCCATTTCCGCTTTGCGCCGGGCGAGACCGACCCGCATGACCCCGACCAGCAACCCCGAAACGACTTCAAGCCGACCGTCAACCCGTTCCTCGCTTTTGTGGGTCGGTGTACCAGTTCGATCGTCCCTGCCTTCGAGCCGATGCGCCTGAAGGACGCGACGGACGTGCTGGACGAGATCGGGCACCCGCTTCGCGATGGCGACTGGAAGCAGTACTACACGCCGTTTTGGCGCGGGGCGCGGTTCCTTTCGCCGCCGCAGGATGACCGCAAAAAGAACGTGACGCGCGAGGCGGAGGAGAGCTTCCAGATGCGGCCGTTCGGCGACGGCGGATATCTGGACAACAAGCCATTCGGCCACGCGTTTACCAGCCTCAAGCATCGCAAAGCCCTGCGTCCGGTGCGTCGCACGGTGTTCTATTTGGAGCCGCACCCCGAGCGGAATGCGGACGTGTCGAAGAGTATGGAGGTGCCGCAGTATCCGATGTCGGCCATCCGGCACGCCCAGCTCGCGACGAGCCTGAACAAAGTGCAGAACATCAACGAACGGGTGCAGGAGATGCGCAAGCTGGCGGACCAATCTGAGCGGGTGCGGCGAGCGACCGAGCTTCAGTCGCCGACCAGCCCGGAGCCGATCGACCTGTATTACGAGAGCACGCTGGACCAGTTGGCGGCAATCCTGAGCGATCTGCTGGGCTTCAGCGATGATAGTCTGATTTCGGCTCTGCGGAGCCTCATCGCCGTCTCGCTGATGATCGCTTTTCGTGGCGATGACGAAGGGCCGGACGACAAAGGGCCGATCGACGACTTTGCCAACCGGCTGCCCGAGTTTCATAAATGGGCCCACGAGAAGTTTGACCTGGCGTATAGCAATCGTATTTTCGAGTTCATCCGTCGGGGGTTGGAGAGCGGAGTTTTGCAGGCGGCAGACCCTTCGAAGGAAGGTAGTCAGTTAAGGATTAAGTCTCTAACTTATACAGATGGTAAGAGTGAGATCGAAAAACTGTACGACGCCTTTTGGAATCCACATCCCCGTGCAACTTTCTTGGCGAGCGATGGGCAGACGCCTCCGGCGCAACGGCCAGAAGCCGCTTTCGCGCGGATGAGCGCGGCCCTCGACGAACTGCGCCTGCGGGAGGACCCGCGTCAGCGTATGGCCTCGGAGGGGAGAAAGTCACAGGGTGGGCTCGAAGAGGAGATCAAGAAGTACGAGAGTTTGTTCCAGGCCCTGCCCGAGGCGGAACGGGACGTTTTGGCCTGCCTGCTGGCCCTACGCATCAGCGTGGGCGAGGTCTGCTATGTGCAGGTGCGGACCACCGACAGCGGGACCCGTCGGGATAGCAAGGAGCCGTCGATCCAGCTTCCCGAAGCGATCTTTCGAGCGTGCGGGATTCTGCACAGCGGCATCCAGCGGGGAGCTGAAACCGAATTGCCCGGGGTTCAAAAAGCGATACAGGACGACAACGAGTTTCGGAAGGGCCGACCGGTCGCGATCCGAAAGCTGATGAACGGTCTGAAGCAGATCATGGGACTGGAGGCCCGGCGGGCGGAGTACGAGCAATGGATGGACGGCCTGGAGAATCCGAACATCACGATACAGGAATTTCGGCGGCACGATGCGGCGATGTTCCCTCTGCTGTACCAGGCGGGCATGGCGGACAGCTACGCGCTGGACCTGGTGCGGGTGAGCCCGGTGGATGCGCGGTCGCTGACGGCGAAGGATTCGAACCCGGTGGCCAAGCTTTCCGGCATCGGACTGGGGCACTTTGCCGCGTTCCTGAGCCGGCCCGGGCGGATCATGGACATCGTGTGGGGTCGGCTGGACGCCGCTGAGGTGATCCTGAAAACGTATCTGCCCAAGCAAGAGGTGGCGAAGCTGTTGCCGAAGGCCCAGCTAGCTATCCTGGCCGAGGCGCTGGAGAATATTCAGCCAGAAAAGGAGACGACGAAAGACAAGAAACGGCTGCCGGAGGACCAGGTCAATAATGCGATCGAGCGGCTGGAAGCGCTGGTCCGACTGGTGGCGTCGGAGGCGGGGTACGAGTGATGAAGATTGCCGATCTGAAGGGCGAAGGGGTTTTGACCGAATCGCAGGTCAAGTTGATCACGGACTTAGCGAAATCCAAGGGTGAGGCGTCGGTGGC
This window contains:
- a CDS encoding glutamate dehydrogenase, translating into MSTHVDVLAMAREQLAVAAQYLELDEGLHQVLSRPMRQLIVNFPVVLDNGEVMVFEGYRVQHNSSRGPTKGGIRYHPDVDVNETSALAMWMTWKCAVANIPYGGAKGSVKVDTKQFSRREIEKLTRRYVTEINMILGERSDIPAPDIGTNAQVMAWIMDTFSMQKGYTVPGVVTGKPVDLGGSLGRVEATGRGVIVAAEEAAKSLGMNFNGARVVVQGFGNVGSTAAKIAAQNGATVVGISDALGGIYNPKGLPVEDLINRYAGREGGIREYKDAEPVTNEQLLELDCDILIPAAISAQVTGENADKIKAKLVVEGANGPCTPDADHILSDKGVLVVPDILANSGGVIVSYFEWVQDLQNFFWEEDQVNDRLTRIMRSSYGQVDYAMKQHKTDMRTAALIIGVKRVADATVRRGIFP
- a CDS encoding 4a-hydroxytetrahydrobiopterin dehydratase; protein product: MERRKLDPHEIETMLPTLGGWSYNGEQIRKTFKFGSYKDGLVFAVAVGQLADRMDHHPDLFIGYQRVEVGLNTHDLGGISTFDFELARQIENLA
- the pckA gene encoding phosphoenolpyruvate carboxykinase (ATP), whose translation is MGKHTPDLSNVAKIYKNLDVDTLIQHCIELDDCQLLDNGAVVAFSGKYTGRTPKDKFTVSDPACESHIWWENNNRMSPELFDSIFAKMQGYAAGKELYVVDTYGGADPNHRIKTRFIVERPYHALFIKQLLIRPTAAELETFEPDWHVLDFGKQTFDPATDGTRGDAVIALNMATKTVLIGGTQYAGEMKKSVFTIMNYLLPLDGVLSMHCSANVGKNGDTALFFGLSGTGKTTLSADPERMLIGDDEHGWTGDGVFNIEGGCYAKCIGLTREKEPEIYDAIRTGAILENVILDSNGHPDYEDSSLTENTRVAYPIDHIPNIMVPSVGGHPKNIVFLTCDALGVLPPVSRLDNEQAMFFFLNGYTAKVGGTEAGVTEPKSVFSACFGAPFLPLRPKVYAKLLGEKIAAHGSKVWLINTGWTGGPYGVGSRMKLGYTRAMITAAFAGELDDVTFETDPIFGLSIPTECPGVPSDVLNPRNTWTDREAYDREATKLKAMFEANAKQFD
- a CDS encoding patatin-like protein, with the translated sequence MSTAHEDYFEHRIGLVMYGGVSLAIYMNGVAQEFLNLVLSTAMTTDGTLLLNSPPDEGRDQKATYLEGTRAVYRQMARAIQKDGLFPKFVVDILSGTSAGGLNGMFLAKALAEKKSFDPLRDLWINEGEIELLLDRKESYADLPPIPRRPSRSLLNSRRMYLKLLNALEEMDRRPLGLSKADSNLVEELDLHMTATDLVGRPIPINLGIEEFIPRISDSNGDEPEERRFQLEKENRAAFHFRFAPGETDPHDPDQQPRNDFKPTVNPFLAFVGRCTSSIVPAFEPMRLKDATDVLDEIGHPLRDGDWKQYYTPFWRGARFLSPPQDDRKKNVTREAEESFQMRPFGDGGYLDNKPFGHAFTSLKHRKALRPVRRTVFYLEPHPERNADVSKSMEVPQYPMSAIRHAQLATSLNKVQNINERVQEMRKLADQSERVRRATELQSPTSPEPIDLYYESTLDQLAAILSDLLGFSDDSLISALRSLIAVSLMIAFRGDDEGPDDKGPIDDFANRLPEFHKWAHEKFDLAYSNRIFEFIRRGLESGVLQAADPSKEGSQLRIKSLTYTDGKSEIEKLYDAFWNPHPRATFLASDGQTPPAQRPEAAFARMSAALDELRLREDPRQRMASEGRKSQGGLEEEIKKYESLFQALPEAERDVLACLLALRISVGEVCYVQVRTTDSGTRRDSKEPSIQLPEAIFRACGILHSGIQRGAETELPGVQKAIQDDNEFRKGRPVAIRKLMNGLKQIMGLEARRAEYEQWMDGLENPNITIQEFRRHDAAMFPLLYQAGMADSYALDLVRVSPVDARSLTAKDSNPVAKLSGIGLGHFAAFLSRPGRIMDIVWGRLDAAEVILKTYLPKQEVAKLLPKAQLAILAEALENIQPEKETTKDKKRLPEDQVNNAIERLEALVRLVASEAGYE